The sequence below is a genomic window from Dermacentor andersoni chromosome 6, qqDerAnde1_hic_scaffold, whole genome shotgun sequence.
TCTGTTTGTTTACTGTCATCATCACTGGCTCATGCCCccttgagcaatggctcatacccccctgcACTGGTCAGAACGGAAAGTATAAGAAAAGAACTGTCAAGTTAACGTGATCTAATATTTCACTGAGTCGTTTCCCGTCGTTCACCTCTAGCACCATCAAGGCGCGACGCCTCCAACTCCGCTGGCGTTGAACTCTTCGTGAAGTCATTCCCTTCACCTTTTTCGCCTCTCGgtatcggcccaacacgtgacctctgagaCTCGACGCATTGACCGGTAATCACGGAGGAAGGGAAAAGTTAGGAgagagcatggaggaaggaaaaacatAGGAGGGTGTATACCACGAGGCCATTGAAGCCAAACCCGTTGGCCCAAGACGTGATCGCACATTAAAGTGCGTGGTTGGTTTCGGTGTTCCCGCTCAGGAAGCAGAGCCAcagcagggcagctgaacaaacacgcaccgaataaaaactactggcatagctactgggagcCAACGTATCAGCAAATCTCTATTCTTGCTTCGtaatctcgacgcaagaggtcacgtgttcggTCACCGTtgtggcttcacggagcattCGCTtgtcaaggctggctgcgtgaggTAATGCGAATaaagtttctcctcctcctccctcctatATTTTAGCCTTCCTCCATGGGAGAGAGCACTGCGTCACGCAGCCAGCATCGGCAAGCGAACGTTCCACAACGCCAGTCCCTTTGCCCAGTTGTCAGCCCAACAAGTGACCTCTTGCGTAGGGATCACCGAGCAAGAGTCGATATTTGCCCACATGAAgaaactttttccttcctccatgcgaaTGGGTATCGAAAAAACATCAACCGGGATTACTAAAACCTACCACGCGCTCTGACAAATCATCCATGCTTTGACGTTTTCACCACGTGTTGGCACGCCACtcttggcttcaatcgcgttgctccctcctttttctttcctccatgccgGGAATGTTTGGGTTTCCGGTAGTTTTTATTCGATGCGCACTTGTTCGGCTGCCCTACCGCGGCCCTGcgtgcagagcgggaacactaaaacctaTATTGTGCGTGATATGAATATCACGTGTTAGGCTGACTCGGTTGGCTTCATTTACATCGCGAAATGCTCCCGCttggttttttttcttcctccatggtgtcaccacttgatttcttttcgaTTGTTTGCTTTTTTTCGCCCTTACTGTGTGCATAGATTTCATCTCTTAAGAAAGTTTTCCAGCTGAATGCACTGTCAACAACGACAGAAGGAACAACGACACACCGCTGGTCGAGCAACTGGGTAGATAATTCAGTTACTAGGCCAGCGGAGTGCCGTCGTTCCTTCTGGCCTGGTCAGTGCTTTCAGTTGCAAAACtttttagagctcagctcttaggcacccgttcctgcggcgagtgtcggcgtcgTAGCTGAACGAACTGGCACAGCGAAAGAGCAAACGCGGCGCTTAGCGGGAGGTGGAAAAAGCGGCGAGAGCGAGGAggcgcgaggaagaaagcggaggaggatgcAGCGCTACCAAGAAgccgaaagcggaggagggtatggcgaaaacgtgagaagcgcagtgcggcgacgatggctacgacatGGCACCACAGTAACGTGCGTCGTCTGAAAGGTCTGTCGTCGGCGACTGCTGCAAATCGCGCCCACGTGTAACCCACACGCTGACTTTAGCGacctccagattagcgaggcagccgcGCCACACTACGCTCCGTTGCtaacgtgccgcatgagacagggtgtccgcgccagccaatatatcccgaaatgaaaacacgtatagagctgcgctcaaatttggcaTTAGGAAGTATTTTAATCGTcgatcattttctttttcctgtgcaACGGGTGAACTCAGGCAAGCACTACCCTCAATCTTCATCTCATTCGGTTTCGCCGATCCCCATCGTGGGCATGACCCATGCTTTCAAGCCGATAGCAGCATCAATAGGGAACGAGGTGTGGCTTTGGCTATAAAGTGTATTGAAATATTGTGGTGGCAGAATGTTCACTGCGGAACAGCTGGGCTTCACAAAAAACCAACTAGAGGAGGCAAAACATTCGGAGCCACCACCTAGATACCCGGTTTGTACTGCATACGCTCACTGTGCCCCGTCTTCGCTAGCGGCACAGCTCGCCGAATTCGGGCACTGCGCGATCCCGTGTCTGCATATACTATGACCTGTTGAACGGCTCATCATTTTCGCAGCCCCCGGACTTTTCTCCGGCTCCTTCGGTGAATTCGGAGAAGAACAAACGCCTGGCCTCCGGCCTTTGTGAGCAGCGCAGAAACTTCAGCGAATCCTGCTTCAACGTTCCTCCGCCCGAGGAGTCAGGACATGACGATAGGTACCATCGCCAAGTCTACAAGGCGCCTGATGTCAACTATGGTGAGCTCGCGTCACGTCACGTGACTTTAGAGCATCTATATATAAGAGGGCGAACAACTCAATCCGATATATCGGCGATGTTTAACGGTTTCGAATCTTTAATTAAAGAACGAAACTTCATGCTCATTGCTCACGTTCAATCGAATCGTCAGCCACTGTTGCCAACTAGAAATTTAAAGACACCACTAATCGAGATCCAAAGAACTATATAACCACGACACGACCTCCCAAAATCTGCTAGAAGCCTGCCAAATGCAGACGACAATCGGAGCCACGTTCAAAATGTGTTTTATTGCATCTACGTAAAACACTGTTGAACAAGAAATTAACCTGgacataaaagtgtttcttttCAGCGAAAACTGAACAAAACataaattaaaatatgttactgAGGGCCTTTTGTGCGACTGATAAATGCGTAAACGTATTGCAAAACGAACAAAAAGTTGCTTCCGTGCACTACAATAACAGAATAACGGCGTGAATAGAACATAGGTTGAACTACCGAAAAGTGATTAACCTACAGGAAAGGTGTCCTCTGTTTCATCCTTGTATGGTCACGCATACTCTGCGTCTGTGTTCACTGGCGTGGCTGGCCGTAGGGTCGCTGCCATCGCTGACCCCATAGACCTTCATCGTGCCCATCTTTTGAACAACGGGTTCGGGCAGCGTGTAATGGAAGTAGCAGTTATCGTTACTTCGGTGATCAGCCGGCACAGTTGGGATGGAAGAAATGCGAAGTAGAAATGCGCAGTATACTGTATGTGGATGACGACAGTAATTCCTTGTTACTTCCAAAGGGTCACGGATAAGCTGCATGTTTGGGACACGTAGAGCACAAATTCATGAATGTTTTTGTACCACAAGAAAACATCATTACAAAAGAAAACGCTAAAGAAAACCGCCACCTGCAAGAGAACGTTTTCCCGCCAGGCAGCCCAAGAAACCTCTAATTTTAGCGGAATAACCGCTAAATTGGCAGCACTGGCATCAGCTTTCCGAGAGGACGCCCTGCCACGTGACGCATATGCCTGTGTGCCTGCGCGTCGGAGAACGCCTGCGCCGACGCGGCGCAACCATTTCGCGGCTGTTCCACTGGTCAGGCATAGGTGCACCGGATGCCGTACACAGTTAGGATTCCATTCATTAAAGTTTATTCATTCATCACTCGTCATGTAAAATGACATTTCTCGCCGATAACTAACCAATCCCGACAGCAATCGCAGGGCGAAAAAattaaagtcgcagtttcgcccgaaagacgaagcatagATTGCGGTAGCGAATGCGTAGACAGCTATACgtagtaaggacagtagttttaccggccgtatGAACCTGTAAACAGGCATAATTAagttaacgagcatggtgtcacgcgcgcacaagcaaacatcaacacttcgcactcgatgactgcggaaactcgccgACAAAACGccgcagtgaggaaacgcggcagcagccgcgagcgagttgaccttcgtgctgccgctcccatcagcgcgaactaagccgcgaaaccACAGCGCAGCGCGGGCTCTgtgcccgtcgcagatggctctCAAGATACAGCGGCTTGGCCGGGCGCGCGCGACCTCCCGGAGTAGAGCGCGACCCCCTCCCACCCTGcccccgaagccttgcgcgcgacagaaggcggcgcgcttcttccccgctttcctccgttgcgtgcgcgagatggAGCCGCGAGGGCCGGCTCACGTTCGCACGCGTtcgctcgcacatgcagcatacggcttgcggcgacgattttatcacgcttggactttatacggaaaatCGCGgtgacgcctacggcagaaatgcgcctggaatgtccgtataattgttatcgcaataaagtGAAAAGCATTCTTACGATACCGGGCCAGATGAACGCGTCGGCAGTCGACCATGCTCTATTAATGCGACGACTGCCAGTGCATCAGAAGGCTGTCCAGGTTGTGCTGGCGACGTAGGTTGTTGGATTTCGAGTAATTCATCTCATTTGTTAATGAAGAGGAGTATATGACTTTAACATCCTCTTTTGTTCGATTATTGCTTTTATGCGTTTTGTGTTGTCATAGTCTCTGTATTATTGTGGACACACTAGGGATCTGGCGTGCAAGTCTTGTTTGCACACATTTCCTAACACACCTTTTTACGCAATACCCTTAGGAGTCCGTAAGTTATATTAAAGAAGAATACGTGCAGAAAGTGCCACAGCTAGACAGTGTTGCGCTTGTGCGCTACTTATTCGCTACAGTTGCAATTGATAACGCTTGCCATATAGTGTACTGGTAGTTCATTTCCATTTCTTGCGGTGCTGCACTGCAAGCTGGTCACACTCTTGACTAAGTGTCGAAGCTGACCTGCGAACTGTCGCTTACGCCGCTATGAAATTTCTGCGCAGATCTTTCCTACTTTCCGACCGACCTACATGTTTCTAACGAAGCAAAGAAGACCAAAAAGACGCACAAAAGTACCAGGGCTTCTGATGCCCTTGCTATTGAAATTGACATACAGAAAGAGCTACAGGTATGGTCGCTGCGGGCTCTTCACATTATTTCTAATCAAATTTGACAGTACTCAAGCAGCATAAGTACTTGCCTTTGCGTGTCTCAACGAGCGCGTGAGTAACGCTAAACTTTCCCAAGATGAGGGTGCTGCACTTTTGTCTCGGGCCGTTAAGCACGCAACGGATGAGATAACCGGTTACAGCCGTGTTTGATGGGAGACTTTATTGAATTGGAACTTTCGTCTAAACATATAGaatagtgacagagtgaacagCGTCATTTTTGGACGTATAGCGAATATGTTAAATGAACCCAAGTAGGTTGTACAAATTTAAATTCCGTGCTAGGCGCACCTGTTGCTCTTGGCGCCCTCCTGCTGGCCTCATGGCAAAAGTGACCACGGTCCTCCCTTTGTTTTGCGGTGACAGCGGCAGACTGTGTCATTACACACCAAAAGTATCCATGCGCGCGAGCGGCCTTCCTTCCCCAGCTACCATCTCTGGTATCAGAGCCGAGGGCCCACATGACGCTACGTTGGGATCCCGCTAGGTCACTCGATCACTGCCTGCTTTGTTTCGtttttctcttccctttctttatggcgaagctgtctatggcaaAAATCTGGAAAAAGtgtgtccgagatgttgacagaaaaaaatcatcatgtgggccagAAGGGTATGTTCAGAAAGGGTATGTGCTAAATGGCAGATACCTCTGTGGTCTCGGGGACCTGTAAGGCACCCTTGAACTATCCTTGTCACACGTGGAACCCAAAGAGGTCCTCGGCACAAGGGTAGAAACAGATgtttattcgaaaaaaaaagttttgtgcaatttttttcgaaaaagCACTGATAAAAAAATTCATGGCCCTTCCACTATGTCAAGATAGAAGGCCAGCGAacctgtttagcgcacgacacagaggtgagcCACAATACTGAAAAAGGTACGAGCATATTTATTGTTCTAATCTGTTGTCATCGTGGCAATATATGTACGCACAaacattcgcgtatcacctctgttattagaTGTGTCCGTCaagtaagacaatgaatggctcataccccttcaagcaatggctcatatctgCGTAAACGTGGCCACGAGACTGGAgaaagggcatcgccgcgactccacggcacc
It includes:
- the LOC126522640 gene encoding uncharacterized protein gives rise to the protein MFTAEQLGFTKNQLEEAKHSEPPPRYPPPDFSPAPSVNSEKNKRLASGLCEQRRNFSESCFNVPPPEESGHDDRYHRQVYKAPDVNYDLSYFPTDLHVSNEAKKTKKTHKSTRASDALAIEIDIQKELQAQREREMRRDSDDEGEDEAYEKKSKVDENDVEEELDSDEEAEAEEAMDYVHNYDDDEAFSEDDKSDEGATY